The proteins below are encoded in one region of Helianthus annuus cultivar XRQ/B chromosome 2, HanXRQr2.0-SUNRISE, whole genome shotgun sequence:
- the LOC110910454 gene encoding serine/threonine-protein kinase OSR1 isoform X4, producing MEKKKYPVGAEHYVLYEEVGQGVSASVFRAKCIPNNEIVAIKILDFERGNSDLNNISREAQTMILVDHPNVLKSHCSFVNDHNLWVVMPFMPGGSCLHILKSAHPDGFEEVVIATILREVLKALEYLHDHGLIHRDVKAGNILISENGAIKLGDLGVSACLFDSGDRQRTRNTFVGTPCWMAPEVMEQLHGYDFKADIWSFGITALELAHGHAPFSKYPPMKVLLMTLQNAPPGLDYERDKKFSKSFKQMIASCLVKDPSKRPSAKKLLKHSFFRQAKSNEFIARKLLEGLPAIGDRLQALKKKEEDMLVQKKIPDGKKEEISQNEYKRGISCWNFDLEDMKAQASLDEESVSDKDHLGNSNTLNGICASGSGLPPTDAGSAPVVDSNASSSVGKCESNGHMSVKNSSSHAANCNKNDFAGKHNWDISRKSVDGVGSHSHQEEPSSRCVSVDDKLQGEIHVVSRPNGSHSQPMADTVTSESISKPSKTTLTSDDQDEESKCQVVQRKGRFKVTSENADTNKVASSPVLLKSPSMRLQVTIEHPAGPQPSQGDSTAVQTTQQANNLQGDGILSSTKQLSTGKSIANNSTDTGSTAGNITGLEKSKVDASDDREKELLNEISDLHRRLLCAQEELQKYKAGNCQNE from the exons ATGGAGAAGAAGAAGTATCCGGTTGGAGCAGAGCACTATGTGCTGTATGAGGAGGTAGGGCAAGGTGTCAGCGCATCAGTTTTTCGCGCCAAGTGTATTCCGAACAATGAAATTGTTGCGATTAAGATTCTCGATTTCGAACGCGGCAACAGCGATCTG AACAACATATCACGTGAAGCTCAAACAATGATTCTGGTTGATCATCCGAATGTGCTTAAATCACATTGCTCCTTTGTGAATGACCATAATCTGTGGGTTGTCATGCCGTTTATGCCTGGTGGTTCTTGCCTTCATATATTGAAATCTGCCCATCCTGACGGTTTTGAGGAAGTTGTTATTGCAACTATACTGCGTGAGGTATTAAAGGCACTTGAGTATCTTCATGATCATGGCCTCATTCATCGAGATGTCAAA GCTGGAAACATTCTCATTAGTGAGAATGGGGCCATCAAACTAGGAGATCTTGGGGTTTCGGCTTGCCTATTTGATTCCGGTGATAGACAACGCACGAGAAATACATTTGTTGGGACACCATGCTG GATGGCCCCTGAGGTTATGGAACAGTTGCATGGCTATGATTTCAA GGCTGATATCTGGTCCTTCGGAATAACAGCTTTAGAACTTGCTCATGGGCATGCTCCCTTTTCAAAATATCCCCCAATGAAG GTTTTGCTCATGACCTTACAAAATGCGCCTCCTGGTCTTGACTATGAGAGGGACAAGAAGTTTTCTAAG TCTTTCAAGCAGATGATTGCAAGTTGTTTGGTTAAAGATCCTTCAAAACGTCCTTCTGCTAAGAAGCTTCTGAAGCATTCCTTTTTCAGACAAGCTAAATCCAACGAGTTCATAGCACGCAAGCTTTTGGAAGGTCTTCCAGCAATTGGCGATCGCCTTCAGGCATTGAAG AAAAAGGAAGAAGATATGCTTGTGCAAAAGAAGATACCGGATGGAAAGAAGGAAGAAATATCACAG AACGAATACAAAAGAGGGATTAGCTGCTGGAACTTTGACCTCGAAGATATGAAAGCTCAGGCTTCCTTG GACGAGGAATCTGTATCTGACAAAGATCACTTGGGGAACTCGAATACTTTGAATGGGATCTGTGCTAGTGGAAGTGGACTCCCGCCTACAGAT GCGGGATCTGCTCCAGTTGTTGACTCTAATGCATCATCCTCTGT AGGCAAATGCGAGAGTAATGGACACATGAGTGTGAAGAATTCTTCTTCCCATGCTGCAAACTGCAACAAGAATGATTTTGCTGGAAAACACAACTGGGATATTAGTAGAAAGTCGGTTGATGGTGTTGGATCTCATTCGCACCAGGAGGAACCTTCTTCTCGATGCGTTTCAGTTGATGA CAAATTGCAAGGGGAAATTCATGTAGTCTCTAGACCTAATGGATCTCATTCACAGCCGATGGCAGATACCGTGACATCTGAATCCATCTCTAAACCTTCTAAAACAACAT TAACTAGTGATGACCAAGATGAGGAATCAAAGTGCCAAGTTGTTCAACGGAAAGGGCGTTTTAAAGTTACTTCGGAGAATGCTGACACCAATAAG GTAGCTTCATCTCCTGTACTGTTAAAGAGTCCGAGCATGCGGTTACAA GTAACGATTGAACATCCAGCTGGCCCGCAACCGTCTCAAGGTGATTCTACTGCAGTTCAAACTACTCAGCAAGCAAATAATCTTCAAGGG GATGGCATTTTGAGTTCCACAAAGCAACTCTCTACTGGCAAGTCTATAG CCAATAACAGCACAGACACGGGATCTACAGCAGGCAACATCACTGGACTAGAAAAATCAAAG GTAGATGCAAGTGATGATAGGGAAAAGGAGTTGCTCAATGAGATAAGCGATTTACATCGTAG GCTCTTATGTGCACAGGAGGAACTGCAAAAATACAAAGCTGGAAATTGTCAAAAT
- the LOC110910454 gene encoding serine/threonine-protein kinase OSR1 isoform X2, producing the protein MEKKKYPVGAEHYVLYEEVGQGVSASVFRAKCIPNNEIVAIKILDFERGNSDLNNISREAQTMILVDHPNVLKSHCSFVNDHNLWVVMPFMPGGSCLHILKSAHPDGFEEVVIATILREVLKALEYLHDHGLIHRDVKAGNILISENGAIKLGDLGVSACLFDSGDRQRTRNTFVGTPCWMAPEVMEQLHGYDFKADIWSFGITALELAHGHAPFSKYPPMKVLLMTLQNAPPGLDYERDKKFSKSFKQMIASCLVKDPSKRPSAKKLLKHSFFRQAKSNEFIARKLLEGLPAIGDRLQALKKKEEDMLVQKKIPDGKKEEISQNEYKRGISCWNFDLEDMKAQASLDEESVSDKDHLGNSNTLNGICASGSGLPPTDAGSAPVVDSNASSSVGKCESNGHMSVKNSSSHAANCNKNDFAGKHNWDISRKSVDGVGSHSHQEEPSSRCVSVDDKLQGEIHVVSRPNGSHSQPMADTVTSESISKPSKTTLTSDDQDEESKCQVVQRKGRFKVTSENADTNKVASSPVLLKSPSMRLQVTIEHPAGPQPSQGDSTAVQTTQQANNLQGDGILSSTKQLSTGKSIANNSTDTGSTAGNITGLEKSKVDASDDREKELLNEISDLHRRLLCAQEELQKYKAGNCQNVCLV; encoded by the exons ATGGAGAAGAAGAAGTATCCGGTTGGAGCAGAGCACTATGTGCTGTATGAGGAGGTAGGGCAAGGTGTCAGCGCATCAGTTTTTCGCGCCAAGTGTATTCCGAACAATGAAATTGTTGCGATTAAGATTCTCGATTTCGAACGCGGCAACAGCGATCTG AACAACATATCACGTGAAGCTCAAACAATGATTCTGGTTGATCATCCGAATGTGCTTAAATCACATTGCTCCTTTGTGAATGACCATAATCTGTGGGTTGTCATGCCGTTTATGCCTGGTGGTTCTTGCCTTCATATATTGAAATCTGCCCATCCTGACGGTTTTGAGGAAGTTGTTATTGCAACTATACTGCGTGAGGTATTAAAGGCACTTGAGTATCTTCATGATCATGGCCTCATTCATCGAGATGTCAAA GCTGGAAACATTCTCATTAGTGAGAATGGGGCCATCAAACTAGGAGATCTTGGGGTTTCGGCTTGCCTATTTGATTCCGGTGATAGACAACGCACGAGAAATACATTTGTTGGGACACCATGCTG GATGGCCCCTGAGGTTATGGAACAGTTGCATGGCTATGATTTCAA GGCTGATATCTGGTCCTTCGGAATAACAGCTTTAGAACTTGCTCATGGGCATGCTCCCTTTTCAAAATATCCCCCAATGAAG GTTTTGCTCATGACCTTACAAAATGCGCCTCCTGGTCTTGACTATGAGAGGGACAAGAAGTTTTCTAAG TCTTTCAAGCAGATGATTGCAAGTTGTTTGGTTAAAGATCCTTCAAAACGTCCTTCTGCTAAGAAGCTTCTGAAGCATTCCTTTTTCAGACAAGCTAAATCCAACGAGTTCATAGCACGCAAGCTTTTGGAAGGTCTTCCAGCAATTGGCGATCGCCTTCAGGCATTGAAG AAAAAGGAAGAAGATATGCTTGTGCAAAAGAAGATACCGGATGGAAAGAAGGAAGAAATATCACAG AACGAATACAAAAGAGGGATTAGCTGCTGGAACTTTGACCTCGAAGATATGAAAGCTCAGGCTTCCTTG GACGAGGAATCTGTATCTGACAAAGATCACTTGGGGAACTCGAATACTTTGAATGGGATCTGTGCTAGTGGAAGTGGACTCCCGCCTACAGAT GCGGGATCTGCTCCAGTTGTTGACTCTAATGCATCATCCTCTGT AGGCAAATGCGAGAGTAATGGACACATGAGTGTGAAGAATTCTTCTTCCCATGCTGCAAACTGCAACAAGAATGATTTTGCTGGAAAACACAACTGGGATATTAGTAGAAAGTCGGTTGATGGTGTTGGATCTCATTCGCACCAGGAGGAACCTTCTTCTCGATGCGTTTCAGTTGATGA CAAATTGCAAGGGGAAATTCATGTAGTCTCTAGACCTAATGGATCTCATTCACAGCCGATGGCAGATACCGTGACATCTGAATCCATCTCTAAACCTTCTAAAACAACAT TAACTAGTGATGACCAAGATGAGGAATCAAAGTGCCAAGTTGTTCAACGGAAAGGGCGTTTTAAAGTTACTTCGGAGAATGCTGACACCAATAAG GTAGCTTCATCTCCTGTACTGTTAAAGAGTCCGAGCATGCGGTTACAA GTAACGATTGAACATCCAGCTGGCCCGCAACCGTCTCAAGGTGATTCTACTGCAGTTCAAACTACTCAGCAAGCAAATAATCTTCAAGGG GATGGCATTTTGAGTTCCACAAAGCAACTCTCTACTGGCAAGTCTATAG CCAATAACAGCACAGACACGGGATCTACAGCAGGCAACATCACTGGACTAGAAAAATCAAAG GTAGATGCAAGTGATGATAGGGAAAAGGAGTTGCTCAATGAGATAAGCGATTTACATCGTAG GCTCTTATGTGCACAGGAGGAACTGCAAAAATACAAAGCTGGAAATTGTCAAAATGTTTGTCTCGTTTAG
- the LOC110910454 gene encoding serine/threonine-protein kinase OSR1 isoform X6, with product MEKKKYPVGAEHYVLYEEVGQGVSASVFRAKCIPNNEIVAIKILDFERGNSDLNNISREAQTMILVDHPNVLKSHCSFVNDHNLWVVMPFMPGGSCLHILKSAHPDGFEEVVIATILREVLKALEYLHDHGLIHRDVKAGNILISENGAIKLGDLGVSACLFDSGDRQRTRNTFVGTPCWMAPEVMEQLHGYDFKADIWSFGITALELAHGHAPFSKYPPMKVLLMTLQNAPPGLDYERDKKFSKSFKQMIASCLVKDPSKRPSAKKLLKHSFFRQAKSNEFIARKLLEGLPAIGDRLQALKKKEEDMLVQKKIPDGKKEEISQNEYKRGISCWNFDLEDMKAQASLDEESVSDKDHLGNSNTLNGICASGSGLPPTDAGSAPVVDSNASSSVGKCESNGHMSVKNSSSHAANCNKNDFAGKHNWDISRKSVDGVGSHSHQEEPSSRCVSVDDSKLQGEIHVVSRPNGSHSQPMADTVTSESISKPSKTTLTSDDQDEESKCQVVQRKGRFKVTSENADTNKVTIEHPAGPQPSQGDSTAVQTTQQANNLQGDGILSSTKQLSTGKSIANNSTDTGSTAGNITGLEKSKVDASDDREKELLNEISDLHRRLLCAQEELQKYKAGNCQNE from the exons ATGGAGAAGAAGAAGTATCCGGTTGGAGCAGAGCACTATGTGCTGTATGAGGAGGTAGGGCAAGGTGTCAGCGCATCAGTTTTTCGCGCCAAGTGTATTCCGAACAATGAAATTGTTGCGATTAAGATTCTCGATTTCGAACGCGGCAACAGCGATCTG AACAACATATCACGTGAAGCTCAAACAATGATTCTGGTTGATCATCCGAATGTGCTTAAATCACATTGCTCCTTTGTGAATGACCATAATCTGTGGGTTGTCATGCCGTTTATGCCTGGTGGTTCTTGCCTTCATATATTGAAATCTGCCCATCCTGACGGTTTTGAGGAAGTTGTTATTGCAACTATACTGCGTGAGGTATTAAAGGCACTTGAGTATCTTCATGATCATGGCCTCATTCATCGAGATGTCAAA GCTGGAAACATTCTCATTAGTGAGAATGGGGCCATCAAACTAGGAGATCTTGGGGTTTCGGCTTGCCTATTTGATTCCGGTGATAGACAACGCACGAGAAATACATTTGTTGGGACACCATGCTG GATGGCCCCTGAGGTTATGGAACAGTTGCATGGCTATGATTTCAA GGCTGATATCTGGTCCTTCGGAATAACAGCTTTAGAACTTGCTCATGGGCATGCTCCCTTTTCAAAATATCCCCCAATGAAG GTTTTGCTCATGACCTTACAAAATGCGCCTCCTGGTCTTGACTATGAGAGGGACAAGAAGTTTTCTAAG TCTTTCAAGCAGATGATTGCAAGTTGTTTGGTTAAAGATCCTTCAAAACGTCCTTCTGCTAAGAAGCTTCTGAAGCATTCCTTTTTCAGACAAGCTAAATCCAACGAGTTCATAGCACGCAAGCTTTTGGAAGGTCTTCCAGCAATTGGCGATCGCCTTCAGGCATTGAAG AAAAAGGAAGAAGATATGCTTGTGCAAAAGAAGATACCGGATGGAAAGAAGGAAGAAATATCACAG AACGAATACAAAAGAGGGATTAGCTGCTGGAACTTTGACCTCGAAGATATGAAAGCTCAGGCTTCCTTG GACGAGGAATCTGTATCTGACAAAGATCACTTGGGGAACTCGAATACTTTGAATGGGATCTGTGCTAGTGGAAGTGGACTCCCGCCTACAGAT GCGGGATCTGCTCCAGTTGTTGACTCTAATGCATCATCCTCTGT AGGCAAATGCGAGAGTAATGGACACATGAGTGTGAAGAATTCTTCTTCCCATGCTGCAAACTGCAACAAGAATGATTTTGCTGGAAAACACAACTGGGATATTAGTAGAAAGTCGGTTGATGGTGTTGGATCTCATTCGCACCAGGAGGAACCTTCTTCTCGATGCGTTTCAGTTGATGA TAGCAAATTGCAAGGGGAAATTCATGTAGTCTCTAGACCTAATGGATCTCATTCACAGCCGATGGCAGATACCGTGACATCTGAATCCATCTCTAAACCTTCTAAAACAACAT TAACTAGTGATGACCAAGATGAGGAATCAAAGTGCCAAGTTGTTCAACGGAAAGGGCGTTTTAAAGTTACTTCGGAGAATGCTGACACCAATAAG GTAACGATTGAACATCCAGCTGGCCCGCAACCGTCTCAAGGTGATTCTACTGCAGTTCAAACTACTCAGCAAGCAAATAATCTTCAAGGG GATGGCATTTTGAGTTCCACAAAGCAACTCTCTACTGGCAAGTCTATAG CCAATAACAGCACAGACACGGGATCTACAGCAGGCAACATCACTGGACTAGAAAAATCAAAG GTAGATGCAAGTGATGATAGGGAAAAGGAGTTGCTCAATGAGATAAGCGATTTACATCGTAG GCTCTTATGTGCACAGGAGGAACTGCAAAAATACAAAGCTGGAAATTGTCAAAAT
- the LOC110910454 gene encoding serine/threonine-protein kinase OSR1 isoform X1, with translation MEKKKYPVGAEHYVLYEEVGQGVSASVFRAKCIPNNEIVAIKILDFERGNSDLNNISREAQTMILVDHPNVLKSHCSFVNDHNLWVVMPFMPGGSCLHILKSAHPDGFEEVVIATILREVLKALEYLHDHGLIHRDVKAGNILISENGAIKLGDLGVSACLFDSGDRQRTRNTFVGTPCWMAPEVMEQLHGYDFKADIWSFGITALELAHGHAPFSKYPPMKVLLMTLQNAPPGLDYERDKKFSKSFKQMIASCLVKDPSKRPSAKKLLKHSFFRQAKSNEFIARKLLEGLPAIGDRLQALKKKEEDMLVQKKIPDGKKEEISQNEYKRGISCWNFDLEDMKAQASLDEESVSDKDHLGNSNTLNGICASGSGLPPTDAGSAPVVDSNASSSVGKCESNGHMSVKNSSSHAANCNKNDFAGKHNWDISRKSVDGVGSHSHQEEPSSRCVSVDDSKLQGEIHVVSRPNGSHSQPMADTVTSESISKPSKTTLTSDDQDEESKCQVVQRKGRFKVTSENADTNKVASSPVLLKSPSMRLQVTIEHPAGPQPSQGDSTAVQTTQQANNLQGDGILSSTKQLSTGKSIANNSTDTGSTAGNITGLEKSKVDASDDREKELLNEISDLHRRLLCAQEELQKYKAGNCQNVCLV, from the exons ATGGAGAAGAAGAAGTATCCGGTTGGAGCAGAGCACTATGTGCTGTATGAGGAGGTAGGGCAAGGTGTCAGCGCATCAGTTTTTCGCGCCAAGTGTATTCCGAACAATGAAATTGTTGCGATTAAGATTCTCGATTTCGAACGCGGCAACAGCGATCTG AACAACATATCACGTGAAGCTCAAACAATGATTCTGGTTGATCATCCGAATGTGCTTAAATCACATTGCTCCTTTGTGAATGACCATAATCTGTGGGTTGTCATGCCGTTTATGCCTGGTGGTTCTTGCCTTCATATATTGAAATCTGCCCATCCTGACGGTTTTGAGGAAGTTGTTATTGCAACTATACTGCGTGAGGTATTAAAGGCACTTGAGTATCTTCATGATCATGGCCTCATTCATCGAGATGTCAAA GCTGGAAACATTCTCATTAGTGAGAATGGGGCCATCAAACTAGGAGATCTTGGGGTTTCGGCTTGCCTATTTGATTCCGGTGATAGACAACGCACGAGAAATACATTTGTTGGGACACCATGCTG GATGGCCCCTGAGGTTATGGAACAGTTGCATGGCTATGATTTCAA GGCTGATATCTGGTCCTTCGGAATAACAGCTTTAGAACTTGCTCATGGGCATGCTCCCTTTTCAAAATATCCCCCAATGAAG GTTTTGCTCATGACCTTACAAAATGCGCCTCCTGGTCTTGACTATGAGAGGGACAAGAAGTTTTCTAAG TCTTTCAAGCAGATGATTGCAAGTTGTTTGGTTAAAGATCCTTCAAAACGTCCTTCTGCTAAGAAGCTTCTGAAGCATTCCTTTTTCAGACAAGCTAAATCCAACGAGTTCATAGCACGCAAGCTTTTGGAAGGTCTTCCAGCAATTGGCGATCGCCTTCAGGCATTGAAG AAAAAGGAAGAAGATATGCTTGTGCAAAAGAAGATACCGGATGGAAAGAAGGAAGAAATATCACAG AACGAATACAAAAGAGGGATTAGCTGCTGGAACTTTGACCTCGAAGATATGAAAGCTCAGGCTTCCTTG GACGAGGAATCTGTATCTGACAAAGATCACTTGGGGAACTCGAATACTTTGAATGGGATCTGTGCTAGTGGAAGTGGACTCCCGCCTACAGAT GCGGGATCTGCTCCAGTTGTTGACTCTAATGCATCATCCTCTGT AGGCAAATGCGAGAGTAATGGACACATGAGTGTGAAGAATTCTTCTTCCCATGCTGCAAACTGCAACAAGAATGATTTTGCTGGAAAACACAACTGGGATATTAGTAGAAAGTCGGTTGATGGTGTTGGATCTCATTCGCACCAGGAGGAACCTTCTTCTCGATGCGTTTCAGTTGATGA TAGCAAATTGCAAGGGGAAATTCATGTAGTCTCTAGACCTAATGGATCTCATTCACAGCCGATGGCAGATACCGTGACATCTGAATCCATCTCTAAACCTTCTAAAACAACAT TAACTAGTGATGACCAAGATGAGGAATCAAAGTGCCAAGTTGTTCAACGGAAAGGGCGTTTTAAAGTTACTTCGGAGAATGCTGACACCAATAAG GTAGCTTCATCTCCTGTACTGTTAAAGAGTCCGAGCATGCGGTTACAA GTAACGATTGAACATCCAGCTGGCCCGCAACCGTCTCAAGGTGATTCTACTGCAGTTCAAACTACTCAGCAAGCAAATAATCTTCAAGGG GATGGCATTTTGAGTTCCACAAAGCAACTCTCTACTGGCAAGTCTATAG CCAATAACAGCACAGACACGGGATCTACAGCAGGCAACATCACTGGACTAGAAAAATCAAAG GTAGATGCAAGTGATGATAGGGAAAAGGAGTTGCTCAATGAGATAAGCGATTTACATCGTAG GCTCTTATGTGCACAGGAGGAACTGCAAAAATACAAAGCTGGAAATTGTCAAAATGTTTGTCTCGTTTAG
- the LOC110910454 gene encoding serine/threonine-protein kinase OSR1 isoform X3, which yields MEKKKYPVGAEHYVLYEEVGQGVSASVFRAKCIPNNEIVAIKILDFERGNSDLNNISREAQTMILVDHPNVLKSHCSFVNDHNLWVVMPFMPGGSCLHILKSAHPDGFEEVVIATILREVLKALEYLHDHGLIHRDVKAGNILISENGAIKLGDLGVSACLFDSGDRQRTRNTFVGTPCWMAPEVMEQLHGYDFKADIWSFGITALELAHGHAPFSKYPPMKVLLMTLQNAPPGLDYERDKKFSKSFKQMIASCLVKDPSKRPSAKKLLKHSFFRQAKSNEFIARKLLEGLPAIGDRLQALKKKEEDMLVQKKIPDGKKEEISQNEYKRGISCWNFDLEDMKAQASLDEESVSDKDHLGNSNTLNGICASGSGLPPTDAGSAPVVDSNASSSVGKCESNGHMSVKNSSSHAANCNKNDFAGKHNWDISRKSVDGVGSHSHQEEPSSRCVSVDDSKLQGEIHVVSRPNGSHSQPMADTVTSESISKPSKTTLTSDDQDEESKCQVVQRKGRFKVTSENADTNKVASSPVLLKSPSMRLQVTIEHPAGPQPSQGDSTAVQTTQQANNLQGDGILSSTKQLSTGKSIANNSTDTGSTAGNITGLEKSKVDASDDREKELLNEISDLHRRLLCAQEELQKYKAGNCQNE from the exons ATGGAGAAGAAGAAGTATCCGGTTGGAGCAGAGCACTATGTGCTGTATGAGGAGGTAGGGCAAGGTGTCAGCGCATCAGTTTTTCGCGCCAAGTGTATTCCGAACAATGAAATTGTTGCGATTAAGATTCTCGATTTCGAACGCGGCAACAGCGATCTG AACAACATATCACGTGAAGCTCAAACAATGATTCTGGTTGATCATCCGAATGTGCTTAAATCACATTGCTCCTTTGTGAATGACCATAATCTGTGGGTTGTCATGCCGTTTATGCCTGGTGGTTCTTGCCTTCATATATTGAAATCTGCCCATCCTGACGGTTTTGAGGAAGTTGTTATTGCAACTATACTGCGTGAGGTATTAAAGGCACTTGAGTATCTTCATGATCATGGCCTCATTCATCGAGATGTCAAA GCTGGAAACATTCTCATTAGTGAGAATGGGGCCATCAAACTAGGAGATCTTGGGGTTTCGGCTTGCCTATTTGATTCCGGTGATAGACAACGCACGAGAAATACATTTGTTGGGACACCATGCTG GATGGCCCCTGAGGTTATGGAACAGTTGCATGGCTATGATTTCAA GGCTGATATCTGGTCCTTCGGAATAACAGCTTTAGAACTTGCTCATGGGCATGCTCCCTTTTCAAAATATCCCCCAATGAAG GTTTTGCTCATGACCTTACAAAATGCGCCTCCTGGTCTTGACTATGAGAGGGACAAGAAGTTTTCTAAG TCTTTCAAGCAGATGATTGCAAGTTGTTTGGTTAAAGATCCTTCAAAACGTCCTTCTGCTAAGAAGCTTCTGAAGCATTCCTTTTTCAGACAAGCTAAATCCAACGAGTTCATAGCACGCAAGCTTTTGGAAGGTCTTCCAGCAATTGGCGATCGCCTTCAGGCATTGAAG AAAAAGGAAGAAGATATGCTTGTGCAAAAGAAGATACCGGATGGAAAGAAGGAAGAAATATCACAG AACGAATACAAAAGAGGGATTAGCTGCTGGAACTTTGACCTCGAAGATATGAAAGCTCAGGCTTCCTTG GACGAGGAATCTGTATCTGACAAAGATCACTTGGGGAACTCGAATACTTTGAATGGGATCTGTGCTAGTGGAAGTGGACTCCCGCCTACAGAT GCGGGATCTGCTCCAGTTGTTGACTCTAATGCATCATCCTCTGT AGGCAAATGCGAGAGTAATGGACACATGAGTGTGAAGAATTCTTCTTCCCATGCTGCAAACTGCAACAAGAATGATTTTGCTGGAAAACACAACTGGGATATTAGTAGAAAGTCGGTTGATGGTGTTGGATCTCATTCGCACCAGGAGGAACCTTCTTCTCGATGCGTTTCAGTTGATGA TAGCAAATTGCAAGGGGAAATTCATGTAGTCTCTAGACCTAATGGATCTCATTCACAGCCGATGGCAGATACCGTGACATCTGAATCCATCTCTAAACCTTCTAAAACAACAT TAACTAGTGATGACCAAGATGAGGAATCAAAGTGCCAAGTTGTTCAACGGAAAGGGCGTTTTAAAGTTACTTCGGAGAATGCTGACACCAATAAG GTAGCTTCATCTCCTGTACTGTTAAAGAGTCCGAGCATGCGGTTACAA GTAACGATTGAACATCCAGCTGGCCCGCAACCGTCTCAAGGTGATTCTACTGCAGTTCAAACTACTCAGCAAGCAAATAATCTTCAAGGG GATGGCATTTTGAGTTCCACAAAGCAACTCTCTACTGGCAAGTCTATAG CCAATAACAGCACAGACACGGGATCTACAGCAGGCAACATCACTGGACTAGAAAAATCAAAG GTAGATGCAAGTGATGATAGGGAAAAGGAGTTGCTCAATGAGATAAGCGATTTACATCGTAG GCTCTTATGTGCACAGGAGGAACTGCAAAAATACAAAGCTGGAAATTGTCAAAAT